The region TCCCAAGTTTGCTAAGCCACCATCCTTATGGTTGCAGTCAGCCAATCTACCTTTTCTGCAGACCTTCTAGGTGCACGGCTTTGCTCCAGGTGCAGCGGAGAACTCAAACACAAAGAGGCAGGCCTGTCAATTTTTCTATCCGCCCTAATTTTAAAGGTACGTGTGAATCTCTTTTTAACTCATCACTTGCTCTCCAGCAGCACTCCATGGTGGAGCTGAGCAGCTCCAAAGGGCCGGCTCCTCCCATCCCCTCTGGCCGCCTGTCTCCACATGCAGACCGCACCACAGTTTAAAGAGCTGAAAACAGGCAAGGTAGAATAAGAATCTAAGGGATTCGATCTGTAGGTAGCAAGTCAGGCCCTGCATCCACCTTCatttaatactttatttaaaaaaaaaaaacaaaaaaaaccacagcACTTATAATGTGCCAAGTATTGTTTTAAGTGCTTTATACGTATTaactcattcaatcctcacaacaagCCTATAAGACAGATATGATTACCCTAATTTTAAGataaggacactgaggcacagagcagtcAGCAAACACACCCAAGGCCACAAGTAGTCCGTGGTAGAGTTAGGGCTGGAGCGAAGTCTAGTCAGTTGAGTCCTGGTCTACGCCATTAACCACTGATCAAAGTATTTACCAGGCTGCAGCATTTATGTGTGTAACATGCCTTCCTGAAGGCAGCCAAGTAATCTAGTATCAAAGTTAAAGCAACAACAGCAAGACGACACTCAGAATCTATGTGTAAGATACACTGTACAGGCTATACACCAGGACAGAATTCTAACCTCAAGTCCAAGAGTAATTGTATCTTTCACAACACCAACACCCCTATCAGTCTGTAAATGAAAACTACTGGAATATTTGCTGAAAGAATCAGCAGTGAACTTTTGCTGCAGTCTTTTCCTAAAATATGGCCTGGATCTGAAGCCAGCGGGGAGCAATCAGCACACACACCTCCTGTCCCTGAGTACATCACTGTGTCTCAAAAGCGTTCTGCAAGGGCTCACCTACCAGACAGCCCAAAATACCTCCTCCAAGGCAGGCACATCTGTGCTGAAGAAGTCAACACTTGcggatatttaaataatttataaatacaataaaatccaTTTCCTGTGTGGCACTTGCCACAAAATGAGTGCTCAACAGCCACATGGGGCCAGTGGCTACCACAGTGGCCAGCACAGAGGCCATTCCCGTCATCACTGAACGTTCTGTGGACAGCACGGGTTAGATCCtaagtgtcatttttttttttttatgcttgagTCTGAATATACTCACTGGTAATAATTTCATCCTGTCTTTATTATGAATAAACAAAATCCAAATTATACCTCATTTCTTCATAAATTTTCTACTCCCAAATTCAGTTCCAAGGAGGACAGTGGATTATTTACAAGTAGGTCAGGTAAGTTCCTAATCCTCTACTACTTGGGACCTAGAACATCTTTCTTCTTCTATAACAAtgaatgaaacataaaaattagTTGAGGAAAGGGGAATTCATTAAAAAGTATGGTAGACAAAGGCTGCGTTTACAGACGATAGCTTCATGTTGAATATGAAGCTCTGAGAGTACCCACGAGGAAGTCAGAGAGGAGAGGGTGGCTGCTCCACACAAACCAATTCCTCCATCCGAAAAACAACACACACGCACCATTAACGCAGCGGGCCACACACTTCGTGGCTAAAAAAAAAGCGCCTACAGGAAAACAGGCCGGTTACACGGTCCTGTGTGGGCCAGGGACAGTGGCACCAAATCTCCTACTGGGAACAAACTTTTCCTTACAACCATTTCTAATTTCTAGCATCCTTAATCTACACTCCTAGGATGCCTAACAAATAACACTGCTATTCCATTCCATGTGTGTTCACACTGTAAAGAAGCAGAAACGGAATGATAAAACACGAGCACAGCTTAGGAATAAAGCACACATTCTAAGACACTTCCATAGCGAAGGATGCTAAGATCCAAAATTCTCCTTCTAATTCCTCATTCTCAATTTCATAAAGCCTGGAAAGACTATGTTTATGACTGGTAGGAAATGCCCTGTTCTAGTATTGATCtcggttaatttaaaaaattcttctctcTGCATCCTTTTGGCCAATTTTTCTCTCATCCTATCTATGCCTATTTACTTTTAGTAACACgattatttttatgaaatcttGTGATACAgagctttctttttcatttcagacGAGTGGAATGAGCAGGGCTAACAAGAATCATTAACATCTGGTCATTTTAAGTTGTAAAAACACCTTAAGCTCCTCAGAagatgcaaaaaaatttttttaaatgtaataatagcaataattaaATTACATACTTGTGACTTCTTGTAAGAAATCCAAACACGGCCGACTACTTCCAGAAATGCTTATTGAAACAGCCAATGGGGTCTGTCCTTCATAGTTCCTTGTGTTCGTGTCCGCTCCGTAATTATATAACATCCGTGCACAGAGCACATCGTCCCTAAGGGCAGACAAATGTAAAGGAGTCTGTCCGTCTTCTAAGCGACCCAAGTTTGTGTCTGCTCCTCTCTGGAGGAACATTCGGCAATAAGAGTGATTGCTTTTAATCACAGCGTATCTCAACAGGAAACCGTTCTGAATGTCGATGTTGGCGTTGTGGTCCAGGAGGATTTTCACACAGCTTGACCGCTCTCGGATAATGGCGAGCTGAAGCGGCGTTGTACCTTTATCACTGAGCGGGTCAACCTCAGCCTTGAACTCCAGTAGGAGTCGGACAAATGAGTCCCTACCATAGTGAGCGGCCACATGAAGGGGAGTCCAGCCATCATTGCTTTTGGCATTAATAATGTCGCTCCTGTATTCAGATTCTAACATCAGGCGTGCAATCCGGGCCCGGCCATGCATGGCTGCATAATGAAGAGCAGTGAAGCCTCCGATTAAGTCCTTAACTGTGGGATCAGCTAGagttaaaaccaaaatgaaaatattagcagactctgggagaaaaAGCAACAACTCTGCCATGGCACAGCACATCTTAGCCAATTCTCACATAAAATGCGGAATGATTAAACACATAATGAGTATCAAGTCCTTCTTGCTTCAGCTTAACTGAAGtagttttaatggaaaataaattttagtagAAAGCCATCAAACCTGGATTAACAGGATGAGCAAATGACTTACAAagcatttaaaagataaatacagCAAACACAGAGCTCTGATCACCACATCCCTTCTCTTTGCTAATCTAACCAGCCGCCCTTGGCCTCCCAACTCCCTCATCTCTGCACTGTTTCatgtttctcttctgttttgaactttttgttttattttctcttgtgctCCTTCTTGGTCTTAAAAAGAAGCATGTGTAGCAACATCTGCTGCTCTAAATTACAGATGTACTGTGGTCTGGCAGACTGTGTTATTTTAGGGTatattaggtaaaaaaaaaaaaaaaagttatttgtgGTCTATAAAAATTCCAAAGTATGTAAGGTATATGTTAAGAGATCTTGATAAATCATGTTTCTATAAGATAAAAGtctattctgaattctttgtttTACAAGAACTCTGGAGTTTTTAAGAATTAGTCAGCACGCATTGTGTGAAAAATTGGGAGAAACTTCAGCACtgtgtaaatattattttctaaaacagtTCCAAACCTCTCTTCTAAATCAACagatttctggaagaaagaaataaaaaagacagaaactaAAATGACTTATCAGCTATGTGACTCCTCAAGCCAGAGACTTCTGTCCCCTGTCCCCAATCCTTCCTAAAGCTGAGAGTCAGTTCTGCACCGCTCTCATCCCACTGGCCTTCCTGGGCAGGGGGCAGAAGAGGGGAAAGAACCTTTATTCACTGCAGGCAGGTCACTTGCTTCctggaggctggcaagtccatGCGAAGATAGCTGATTGGACCTAACTGTCTAAGAGTAAAATGCTTTCTTCTTATAAAAGTCACTCTTAATTCTTCGTTTgttcatgaaagagaaaaattcacaagtgtttttcaaacaaacaaataaaaatcctcCACAGTTACATGATTAAACACTCATGTATTgtttagtaaaaatattttttagttctaTAACATTTTATGACAGTTTGGGCTCTTAGAAAAACTTATGAGGCAGAAAAGTATAcgtaaaatagtaataatactgTGGAAAATACAAATTTCAATTAAGAAATAGTTACAACAAAAGCTATACAATGTTAGCACTTTTAAGCTAAGTTATATCAGttgaatttctaaaattatttcatataaactGATATTACACAACAGTAATAAGACTTTTatgtgtttaaagaaaaaaagggtaTCGTATCTGCCCTGCTCTTCACTAAAAGAAAactatatagtatatattcaagttgcgacttaaaaaaaaaataaaagcaagaacatTTAAACAAAGCACATTGCTGCCATCTACTGGTAAGATGTGAACAGGGGCTCCTGATGTTTCCATTTTGACAGATGATGCCCTCAAGCTTTTTTTTCAGATACCTTACTTATCTAGAGTAAGTGAGGACAGGCATGAAATCTAAAAGAACCTCTATTATTCAAACAAAACCGTAAATCTTGCCAAGACAGTCATTTCTTAATCTATACCCAACCAATCAACTGCTTCCAAATATTGTCTCCTGTTAGTGAAATTCAAGAATACTTTCACTTCTCCCACCTTTCATCTACCATGGGCACTTTTAAAGGTGCCAGCAAATAGTCTCATGTGTTATTttacagtaaaattaaaattatgttacATGAACCTGCACTTTCATCTTTGGTTTTTcactttagggttttttttttttttctttttggttctaCTTATAACTCAGTGCTATACTGAGctaggaaaaacaaatattaacaaatacaGCAATGATCTGTTTATTCTAagtaaaaaccataaaaatgCATGATTTGAGCACATACTGGAAACAAAGCATAGAATGAAGACTGTAGGTTAACAACACGTAAAATCTGTATAGTTACTTTTCTCAAGAAATTAACATGGAAAATATAAGACAAAGATGACAACAAAAATTATTATCAGCCAATGCAATAAGAAAAAATCTTAAATGGAGTAGTAGAAActacaaaacataaaattctaTAAGAAACAGGCAAGACTTTCTTTGACTTAACTGAATTCACTTCATCGGTGTCTGTTCAAATGTTTCTTCATCAGAAAAGCTTTCCCTGAACACCAAACACAGCAGCCCCATCAACCTTATAACTGTGTTCACTTCAGCAAGCTTTCTCCCCTCACGTGCACGTATTTAATACAAATTCCAGAAGTCTCAAAAAACCCATTTAAACCTATTGAAAAGTTTAGCAATATACATTAATAAAAGCAGAGAAACATTCCCTACCAATGATTTCTTTCCAACAGCTTTACTGCAGTAAAATAAAACTGAGACATTTCAAGTATACAGGTTGATAAACTGATGAATTATATAGTCATGTAACTACCACCACAACCACAATATTCCCATCCTCTTAAAACGCTCCTTCCTGCCCCTTATAGTCAATTCCCTGCCCAGACTCTAGGCCCCAGGCAACTACTAATGCTTTGCCTTTCTAGAATTTCCTAGAGTATTAGGCTTTTGcatttgacttacttcattcattgtgatgtttttgaaattcatccCCATGTTGTTGTTGCTCATCAAAAGTTCATCCCTTTGTActgctgaacaatattccatacTATGGATATACAGTTCATTTATACAATCATTAGCAAATGGACAAATAGGTTATTCCTAGGCTATAATAAGCAACACTACTGTGAACATTCACATAGTCTGTTTGTGgctatgttttcatttcatttgggaAACTACCTAGGAGAGACGTGCAGGGTCACATGTTAAATGTACATTTGCAGgattccacggacaggggagcctggcaggctggtccatggggtcacataatcagacacgactgagcaactagtagctcacttgtgtccaattctttgagaccccactgactgtaatgtagcccaccaggcttctctgttcatggaattctccaagcaagaatactggagtgggttgccacttcctcctccaggggaccttcctgactcaggcatcGAACTTgcgtctcccacatctcctgcactggcagaaggatcttttttttttttttttttttttaccactgagccccttaAGAATCCCTAAATGTAAATTTAACCTAAAAACGGCACCAAACTTTTTCTAAATGACTACACAATATTACAGTCCCTCTAGCAATGTATGAGAATTCCGAATGTTCTACATCTTCACTAATACTTGGCATTATTAGCAATGTTAATTTTACCAGTTCTGTTGAGTATAAGGTGGTAACTTACTGGGATTTTAACATACATTTCCCCAATGACTAGTGATATTGGGCttatttatatactttctttttgTGGAGTGTCCTTGAAATCATTTACCCATTTTTATTATGTACTTTTACTCATGACTGAGTTTAAAACTCAACTGTGtacatattctggatacaagcccttttgtcttgtattttctcctagtctactgcttgccttttcactttatataatgtgtctttggaagagaaaaaattttaaattttgatgaagtctatattatttgttttctttgacgGCTTGTGCATTTTGTGtcctgtttaagaaatctttgcctaacacAAAATCAcagattttgtgttttcttctagaagtttcataactttaacatttatatttagaGCAATGATCCACTGCTAACTGGTTTTGGCGCAGAGTGTAACATCAGATCAAGGTTCATTATTTTCCATATAAGTGTCTATTTGTTCAAGCACCATTTGTTTACATGAagcaagaactttcagatgtacaagttgaatttagaaaaagcagagtaacaagatatcaaattgccaacatctgctgtatcagaaaaagcaagagaattccagaaaaacatttacctacttctgcttattgactacactaaagcctttgactgtgtggatcacaataaactgaggaaaatgcttaaagagatgggaataccagaccatcttacctgtctatTGAGAACCTgtagcaggtcaagaagcaacagttagaaccagtcatggaacaacagactgattcaaaactgggaaaggaacaCGTCAAGGCTATACactgtaaccctgcttatttaacttctatatagaatatatcatgcaaaatgccaggctggatgaatcacaagctggaatcaagatgttgggagaaatatcaacagcctcagatatgcagatgataccactctaatggcagaaagtgaagaggaagtagtgaactaaagagcttcttgatgagggtgaaagaggagagtgaaaaagctggcttaaaactcaacactgaaaaaacaaaagatcatggcatctggtcccatcactttatggcaaatggaaggggaaaaagtggaaacagtgacagattttattttcttgggctaaaaactcactgcggacagtgactgcagccatgaaattaaaagatgcttgctcatttcTATGAtaaaactagacagtatattaaaaagcagagacatcactttgttgacaaaggtttacacagtcaaagctatggcttttccagttgtcatgtacagatgtgagagttggaccacaaggaaggttgaatgctgaagaattgatggttttgaattgtggtgttggagaagactcttgagcgtcccttggacagcaaggagatcaaactagtcaatcctaaaggaaatcaaccctgaatattcactgggaggactgatgctgaagctccaataccctgatgctgggaaagatagtggacaggagaagaagggggcatcagaggatgagatggttggatggcatcactgactcaatggacctgagtttgagcagactccaggagatagtgaaggaaagggaaacctGGGGCACTATAGTttatgcggttgcaaagagtcagacacaacttagcaactgaacaacaaacaaatttGTCCTGGTGCCTTTGCCACAAAACAGTTTACCATAAAGTGTGGATGTATTTCTGAACTCTATTCTGTTTCACCAATCTAAAACTGTATCCACATACCAATACGTGATTATCTTGACACTGgagctttatagtaagttttgatAGCAGGTAACATCCTCAAACTTTCTTTAAAACTCTTTTGGCCAATAAATTTTAGAACCAACCCATCAATTTCTTCAAACAGGCCTGTAAAAATATTGATTGGAATAtgctaaatatttcaaaaatgtaaacCTGTTCCAAATTATCTAAATACTATTTATTGTTCTAAACTGTGAATACAGAACACCTTTCTGAATATtcaggtcttctttaatttccctCAGCAATGTTTTGTACTTTTCAGTGTATTAAGTATTGCACATCTTTCAATACATTTATTACTAAACTTTGTTGCTATTATAAtgaattgttttacattttattctctaAATGTTATTTGCTGGTAGAGAGAagtaaaactgatttttatgtATTGACCTGTATACTCTGTAATCTAGCTAAATTCACTTTTTAGTTCTAGACATCTTTGTAGATTTCTTACAATTTGCTAAATACACAATTATGTTCTCTGCAAATAAAgacagctttacttcttcctttccaattccaGGACTTTTATTTGAATaacaaaatgttgaataaatgtagTAAACACATGTACACTTgccttgctcctgatcttagagggaaagcatTCAGCAGTTCATTTACTATGATGTAATTCTGTAGTCTTCAGAAAACTTGTAGCTTTCCACAAGTGCCTCTCTTTAGGGTTTGGAAGTTATGTTCTGCTTTTGGCTTGCTAAGAGTGTTATGATTAATGGGTATACTATACTGTcaaccccttcatggatcacagccttgttgtggtgaagacacttgcataactcaatgaagctatgagccatgccgtgcagggcTACCCAGGACAGACAGATCATTGtatagagttctgacaaaacgtagtCAACCAGAGAagtggcaaccgactccaatattcttgcctggagaaccccatctacagtatgaaaggcaaaacgAGATGACACTAGAAGACGAACCCCCCAGGCTGGAAGGTGTCCAGTAtcctactggggaagagtggagggcgattactaacagctccagaaagaatgaagcacctggcccaaagtggaaatgacacaCAGTTGTGGccgtatctggtggtgaaagcaaaGTCTGATAcagtaaagaacagtattgcacagTAacccggaatgttaggtccactgttaaggtaaattggatgtggtcatgCAAGAGATGGCCAAACAGAACACTGACATCTCAGGAataagtaaactaaaatggatgggaatgggagaatttaattcagatgaccattacatctactactgtgagcaagaatcccttagaagaaacagaacagccctcacagtcaacaaatgAATCTGAAAcacagtacttgggtacaatctcaaaaatgacagaatgatcttggttcattttcaaggaaatgtgttcatttcacatccaacttcacagtaatccaagtctatgccccaaccactgatgccaaagaagctgaagtagactgtttctgtgaagacctacaacaccttctagaactaacacgaaaaaaagatgcccttttcatcgcaggagactggaatgcaaaagtaggaagtcaaaaggtaCCTGAAACAACAGGCAAGTTGGGcctcagagtacaaaatgaagcaaggcaaagattAACAGAGCCAAGAAAACACAGTGGTCataaaaaacacttttttccaacaacacgagagacaacactacacatggacatcaccagagtcaacaccaaaatcagatttatg is a window of Bos indicus isolate NIAB-ARS_2022 breed Sahiwal x Tharparkar chromosome 21, NIAB-ARS_B.indTharparkar_mat_pri_1.0, whole genome shotgun sequence DNA encoding:
- the ASB7 gene encoding ankyrin repeat and SOCS box protein 7 isoform X1; this translates as MLHHHCRRNPELQEELQIQAAVAAGDVHTVRKMLEQGYSPNGRDANGWTLLHFSAARGKERCVRVFLEHGADPTVKDLIGGFTALHYAAMHGRARIARLMLESEYRSDIINAKSNDGWTPLHVAAHYGRDSFVRLLLEFKAEVDPLSDKGTTPLQLAIIRERSSCVKILLDHNANIDIQNGFLLRYAVIKSNHSYCRMFLQRGADTNLGRLEDGQTPLHLSALRDDVLCARMLYNYGADTNTRNYEGQTPLAVSISISGSSRPCLDFLQEVTRQPRNLQDLCRIKIRQCIGLQNLKLLDELPIAKVMKDYLKHKFDDI
- the ASB7 gene encoding ankyrin repeat and SOCS box protein 7 isoform X2 — encoded protein: MLHHHCRRNPELQEELQIQAAVAAGDVHTVRKMLEQGYSPNGRDANGWTLLHFSAARGKERCVRVFLEHGADPTVKDLIGGFTALHYAAMHGRARIARLMLESEYRSDIINAKSNDGWTPLHVAAHYGRDSFVRLLLEFKAEVDPLSDKGTTPLQLAIIRERSSCVKILLDHNANIDIQNGFLLRYAVIKSNHSYCRMFLQRGADTNLGRLEDGQTPLHLSALRDDVLCARMLYNYGADTNTRNYEGQTPLAVSISISGSSRPCLDFLQEVTSGDTEAQKRDLLTQVQPAY